A stretch of Paenibacillus sp. URB8-2 DNA encodes these proteins:
- a CDS encoding helix-turn-helix domain-containing protein has product MNKKYEVRLEPKERERIEQLLHAETTSPGIRRRCLVLLLSDENQGAIPKQTEIASRSGVSNATVFYTVRDYCTHGLEQTLCYRRRAEPARPSPITGEVEARIIALACSEPPKGYARWTIRLLTRRVIELNILESVGRETIRTTLKKRNLSLT; this is encoded by the coding sequence ATGAACAAAAAATACGAGGTTCGGCTTGAGCCGAAAGAACGTGAAAGAATTGAACAACTTCTTCATGCCGAAACGACATCTCCCGGCATTCGCCGCCGCTGTCTCGTGCTGCTTCTTTCGGATGAAAATCAAGGTGCTATTCCCAAGCAGACTGAAATTGCCAGTCGTTCAGGAGTCAGTAATGCAACCGTTTTTTACACCGTTAGAGACTACTGTACCCACGGACTGGAGCAAACGCTCTGTTACCGCCGCCGTGCTGAACCGGCACGCCCTTCACCGATCACCGGTGAGGTGGAAGCCCGAATTATTGCATTAGCCTGCTCTGAGCCTCCAAAAGGGTATGCGCGCTGGACGATTCGTTTGCTAACGCGCCGAGTCATTGAGCTGAATATTTTAGAATCGGTCGGACGAGAAACCATTCGGACGACTTTAAAAAAACGAAACTTAAGCCTCACCTGA
- a CDS encoding transposase — MDEQPIQLLDHSRPPQPMKPGQVLREDYEYVRKGSCSLFLFTEPLAGWRHVQASERRTKSDWALQIQELLEVHYPEAKRVRLVMDNLNTHTISSLYETFPPEQALALAKRLEIHYTPKHGSWLNIAEIELSVMTIQCLNRRITSDTNALTCLVPAPWLLTTSEARKLKEKDSRLSFKKKLYELLRLCKGTHLCKFELKQIEKPKQKSCEHEKELYDFEQFIALYKYATDLSLHQFKAIESPRYASTLLYVLMHLSNAWRHSDVMTIPKVFPEAIGIYNINWFKDNQLTLPQGQTIINQLHNFKLVISKTGMKRHFFCNKDLVVPIATAMVIAEFHCKKNNQEYLVNYESKNNRVPENALIEFFDQDASLGNGQLKFSSLKMNRSLMTHLFYSIQMREGKGNSAFELVQKLRNHVTDITKKYILNDDEKLSEVSKNLFDRGEFGYIFDQLLDVLSEDKSSRSLQERTRAIVKLKQRFLPHQVESISDFLEAMQPEKKTIIMHIHKLTKEEAFEYIRKIYLGEMPSKMEHIQCFSHPLCHRPSAEYKCHSCPYAIPNIYALTALSNDIRFRIEKYKTVTKPGSRNREFVLLQRSLDLLFQALDEFDESYVWSFIPGGEEFIENQLSMIEEVSNH; from the coding sequence ATGGATGAACAGCCGATCCAGCTGCTCGATCATTCGCGCCCACCGCAACCTATGAAGCCAGGACAGGTTCTGCGAGAAGACTACGAGTATGTTCGCAAAGGCAGCTGCAGCCTGTTTCTGTTCACGGAGCCGCTCGCCGGGTGGCGTCACGTGCAGGCTTCGGAAAGACGCACAAAATCCGATTGGGCTCTGCAGATCCAAGAACTGCTGGAGGTCCACTACCCAGAGGCGAAACGGGTTCGGCTCGTGATGGATAACTTGAATACCCATACGATCTCGTCCTTGTATGAAACCTTTCCGCCTGAACAGGCGTTGGCTTTGGCAAAACGGCTAGAGATCCATTATACCCCTAAGCATGGAAGTTGGTTAAACATTGCTGAGATAGAACTCAGTGTAATGACGATCCAATGCCTGAACCGCCGAATCACCTCGGATACAAATGCTTTAACTTGCCTCGTGCCTGCTCCGTGGTTATTGACAACAAGTGAAGCTAGAAAATTAAAGGAGAAAGACTCACGTTTATCCTTCAAAAAAAAATTGTATGAGCTTCTTAGGCTTTGCAAGGGCACACATTTATGTAAATTTGAGTTAAAACAAATTGAAAAGCCGAAACAAAAATCCTGTGAGCATGAAAAAGAACTTTATGACTTTGAACAATTTATTGCACTTTACAAATATGCTACTGATTTGTCCTTACACCAATTCAAAGCAATAGAAAGCCCAAGATATGCTTCAACTCTTCTATACGTCTTAATGCATTTAAGTAACGCTTGGAGACACAGCGATGTCATGACGATACCGAAAGTTTTTCCTGAGGCTATTGGAATTTACAATATTAACTGGTTTAAGGACAATCAACTGACCCTGCCTCAGGGACAAACGATTATCAATCAGCTTCACAATTTCAAGCTAGTGATTAGCAAGACAGGGATGAAAAGACATTTTTTTTGTAATAAGGATCTTGTTGTGCCCATTGCAACAGCCATGGTTATTGCCGAGTTTCACTGCAAAAAAAACAACCAAGAATATTTAGTTAACTATGAATCGAAAAACAATCGTGTGCCCGAAAATGCACTGATTGAGTTTTTTGATCAAGATGCGTCTTTGGGAAATGGGCAATTGAAATTTAGCAGCTTGAAGATGAATCGCTCGTTAATGACACATTTATTCTATTCCATTCAGATGCGTGAGGGGAAAGGAAATTCCGCCTTTGAATTAGTGCAGAAACTACGGAATCATGTGACAGATATTACAAAGAAGTACATTCTAAATGATGATGAGAAGTTATCCGAGGTATCAAAGAATTTGTTTGATCGTGGCGAATTCGGTTATATATTCGATCAGCTCCTAGACGTTCTAAGCGAGGACAAGTCCTCTCGGTCTTTGCAAGAAAGAACACGAGCCATTGTGAAACTAAAACAAAGGTTTCTACCGCATCAAGTAGAATCTATTTCGGATTTCCTTGAGGCCATGCAACCTGAAAAGAAAACGATTATTATGCACATACATAAGCTTACGAAAGAGGAGGCTTTTGAATATATTCGAAAGATATACTTGGGTGAGATGCCAAGTAAGATGGAACATATTCAATGCTTTTCACATCCCCTATGTCATCGACCTAGTGCAGAATACAAATGTCACAGTTGCCCATATGCTATCCCTAATATTTATGCTTTAACAGCACTTTCAAACGATATTAGGTTTCGTATAGAGAAATACAAAACAGTAACTAAGCCAGGTTCGAGAAACAGGGAATTTGTATTACTTCAGCGTTCGTTGGACCTCCTCTTCCAAGCATTGGACGAATTCGACGAATCATATGTATGGTCTTTCATTCCAGGAGGAGAAGAGTTCATTGAAAATCAACTATCCATGATTGAAGAGGTGTCCAATCATTGA
- a CDS encoding tyrosine-type recombinase/integrase gives MISSALEKHYRYNGEMDDASETLYKGTRSILEAKQILKKLKEDNVLIKGNFECEQWLLKSPNEVYNTGIHFALEVDDPLHRYTIQQSIWKQTKCWAAEKLVTIEPSSVQRYVYCLKRALTITNSFDEANIYQLNDYLTNLESEYVRDDIIKSCLNFLDYSDLPCREEYLIELRMVRSRYRLSQNIRTLPSYPDVLKFQLILEYFINIWGYEEKFAYFPILLWWKLTNVIPLRPSELCDIPRNCLFINNSKFYIKLPRKKQKGTLKKLEIIDSVAINEDMYRLVVEYISLTQDYGDSKTLLHYKASNAFFRTNYWTWNRDPLIFHYNNLNSLLEKFYTEIIEKKFQIYNLDRITPNDTRHFAFCNLMLQGMNALTIARLGGHRHIESQYHYQQHMDYFTESKVFHLTKTIQLNKYSEFHEVVSNIELEQAKTNALRSRHSFDYLDEMEIGYCTDRNKNCESEYCQFCQKWWISLEELYAYEDKLRNISELKNQQIKVRLEVMERIRKEMEYDFQKNTYSPQDQEQLTKESKLLNGDIHDLAKLQSYLDLM, from the coding sequence TTGATTTCATCAGCGTTAGAAAAACATTACCGATACAACGGAGAAATGGACGATGCCTCCGAAACTCTATATAAGGGTACAAGAAGCATACTGGAGGCTAAGCAAATACTCAAAAAACTAAAAGAAGATAATGTTCTGATTAAAGGTAATTTTGAATGCGAACAATGGCTTCTTAAATCTCCTAATGAAGTATACAATACCGGTATCCACTTCGCATTAGAAGTCGACGATCCATTACATCGCTATACAATTCAGCAGTCAATTTGGAAACAAACGAAATGTTGGGCAGCAGAAAAGCTAGTTACAATAGAGCCGTCGTCCGTTCAACGATATGTTTATTGTCTTAAAAGAGCCCTTACAATTACAAATAGCTTCGATGAGGCAAACATTTACCAGTTGAACGATTACCTTACCAACTTGGAAAGTGAGTATGTAAGAGATGATATTATCAAATCATGCCTTAACTTCCTTGACTACAGCGATCTGCCATGTCGAGAAGAATATTTAATTGAATTGCGCATGGTTCGTAGTAGGTATAGATTATCGCAAAATATAAGAACTCTCCCCAGCTACCCTGATGTGTTAAAATTTCAATTAATTTTGGAATACTTCATTAATATCTGGGGTTATGAAGAAAAGTTCGCTTATTTCCCAATTCTGTTATGGTGGAAGCTAACCAATGTCATACCTTTACGTCCTTCAGAGCTTTGCGACATCCCACGCAATTGCTTGTTTATTAATAATTCCAAATTCTATATCAAACTTCCGAGAAAGAAGCAAAAAGGTACTCTAAAAAAGTTGGAAATAATTGATTCTGTAGCTATTAACGAGGACATGTATAGGCTTGTAGTAGAATATATCTCTTTAACCCAAGATTATGGTGATTCGAAAACATTACTTCATTATAAAGCGTCAAATGCTTTTTTTAGAACGAATTATTGGACTTGGAATAGGGACCCTCTAATTTTTCATTATAATAATCTGAATTCTCTGCTAGAAAAATTTTACACTGAAATCATTGAAAAGAAGTTTCAAATATATAATTTGGATCGGATTACCCCCAATGATACACGTCACTTTGCATTCTGTAATTTGATGCTGCAAGGAATGAATGCTTTAACGATTGCCAGATTGGGGGGACATCGACATATTGAATCGCAATATCATTATCAGCAGCACATGGACTATTTTACAGAATCAAAGGTCTTTCACCTTACAAAAACCATTCAACTGAATAAATATTCTGAGTTTCATGAAGTCGTGTCGAATATTGAACTGGAACAAGCAAAGACTAATGCTTTGCGAAGTAGGCATAGTTTTGATTACTTGGATGAGATGGAAATTGGTTATTGTACTGACCGTAATAAAAATTGCGAGTCTGAATACTGTCAATTTTGCCAGAAGTGGTGGATTTCTTTGGAAGAACTTTATGCTTATGAAGACAAACTGAGAAATATCAGTGAATTAAAAAACCAGCAAATAAAGGTAAGACTCGAGGTTATGGAGCGGATAAGAAAGGAAATGGAGTACGACTTCCAAAAAAACACCTATTCCCCTCAAGATCAAGAGCAGTTAACCAAAGAATCAAAACTTCTTAATGGCGATATCCACGACCTTGCCAAACTACAATCGTACTTAGATCTCATGTAA
- a CDS encoding replication-associated recombination protein A: MDLFDFSQNEHAVTIPLAERMRPRTLDEYIGQQHVVGKGKSLRHMIETDQVPSMILQGPPSSGKTSLATIISKTTNAEFIKLNAVSLGIAQLRETFEQAQDLRKLYGKKTIAFIDEIHAMKRNIQETLLPYVENGVITLIGCTTESITHDIIPPLVSRCRIYQLTVLSPEDVKGVILSALSDMDRGLGKNHFTITEEALTYIGDVCNGDIRAAFNALEVAAYSLHNTNEIDLNAIQEAFQFRLNGINTSDMYNLTSAFIKSMRGSQTNAALYWLARLIDSGVDPIYIARRIVVHSSEDVGMANPHCLQMAIAAQQAVQFVGMPEGRLALAQAVVYLCESPKSNSVYKAINSALETVRTHRQFDVPKDIKHGSTTYSYPFDNPGKDKNEYLPTEIKKMRFYQPQDSGTESKIYLKYQNRNPK; this comes from the coding sequence ATGGACCTGTTTGATTTTTCGCAAAATGAACATGCGGTAACCATCCCCCTTGCAGAGCGCATGCGTCCTCGGACTTTAGATGAATATATTGGTCAGCAACATGTTGTCGGCAAGGGAAAATCTCTTCGTCATATGATTGAAACTGACCAAGTCCCGTCAATGATCTTGCAAGGCCCTCCTTCTTCCGGTAAAACTAGTTTGGCTACCATTATCAGCAAAACTACAAACGCCGAATTTATCAAGCTTAATGCAGTCTCACTGGGTATAGCTCAATTACGTGAGACTTTTGAACAAGCACAAGACTTAAGAAAACTATACGGTAAGAAAACAATCGCTTTTATTGATGAAATTCACGCTATGAAGCGGAACATACAAGAAACTCTATTGCCATATGTTGAAAATGGTGTTATTACACTAATCGGCTGTACAACAGAAAGTATAACTCACGATATTATCCCGCCATTAGTATCTCGATGCCGAATTTATCAATTGACAGTACTTTCCCCAGAAGATGTTAAGGGCGTTATTTTATCAGCGTTAAGTGATATGGATCGAGGACTCGGAAAAAATCATTTTACTATAACTGAAGAAGCATTAACATACATTGGAGATGTATGTAATGGAGATATACGAGCAGCGTTTAACGCACTTGAAGTTGCTGCCTACTCACTCCATAATACAAATGAAATTGATTTAAATGCCATACAGGAAGCATTCCAATTTCGTTTAAATGGCATTAATACCAGTGATATGTATAACCTGACTTCTGCTTTCATTAAGTCTATGAGAGGGTCCCAGACAAACGCTGCACTGTATTGGTTGGCCAGGTTGATTGATAGTGGTGTTGACCCGATCTACATCGCCAGAAGGATTGTGGTCCATAGTTCTGAAGATGTTGGGATGGCAAATCCGCATTGTCTTCAGATGGCAATTGCAGCTCAACAGGCGGTACAATTCGTAGGGATGCCAGAGGGTCGATTGGCGCTTGCACAAGCTGTAGTTTATCTCTGCGAAAGCCCGAAATCTAATAGCGTCTATAAGGCTATTAATTCCGCTCTGGAGACGGTTCGGACCCATAGGCAATTTGATGTCCCCAAGGACATCAAGCACGGCTCTACGACCTATTCATACCCTTTTGACAACCCAGGTAAGGATAAAAATGAATATCTCCCAACTGAAATAAAAAAAATGCGGTTTTATCAGCCTCAGGATTCAGGGACAGAGAGTAAAATTTATTTAAAATATCAAAATCGTAATCCAAAGTAA
- the lgt gene encoding prolipoprotein diacylglyceryl transferase produces MRVILFHIGDFPVRSYGLIVAIAILLSASVAYYLARGSAYQKHIFNMLTYVIIGAIVGARLWEVVFFQSEYYSKHLPEVFAIWNGGLSIQGGLVGGFIAGAIYTRMNKLSFWEFADLLAPAIVLGQAIGRIACFLNGDAYGTPTNSGFGLVYPKGSMAYDAYGSQPLWPAEIFEMQWDLIVFAILITLRNKKWTKGFHFMAYNILYSFGRFMLEFLRGDTPRYALDWTAAQWTSMAIITASIAFLVYAFSNRKWRERGIIT; encoded by the coding sequence ATGAGAGTCATTTTGTTCCATATTGGAGATTTTCCTGTACGATCTTATGGACTTATTGTCGCTATTGCAATATTGCTTTCCGCATCCGTTGCCTATTATTTGGCAAGAGGGAGCGCATACCAAAAGCATATTTTTAATATGTTGACTTACGTTATTATAGGAGCTATCGTTGGGGCCCGGTTGTGGGAAGTTGTGTTTTTCCAAAGCGAATATTATTCAAAGCATTTGCCGGAGGTATTTGCTATCTGGAACGGCGGTCTCTCCATTCAAGGGGGACTGGTAGGTGGATTTATCGCGGGAGCAATCTATACTCGGATGAACAAGTTATCCTTTTGGGAATTTGCCGACCTATTGGCGCCAGCCATTGTTCTCGGACAGGCTATAGGCAGGATCGCATGCTTCTTGAACGGTGATGCATACGGAACCCCGACCAATTCCGGTTTTGGGCTTGTTTATCCGAAAGGCAGCATGGCATACGACGCATACGGATCCCAGCCTTTGTGGCCAGCGGAAATATTTGAGATGCAGTGGGATTTGATTGTTTTTGCAATACTGATTACATTAAGAAACAAGAAATGGACGAAAGGTTTCCATTTTATGGCCTACAATATACTGTATAGCTTCGGTAGATTCATGCTCGAGTTTCTGCGGGGGGATACCCCAAGATATGCTCTGGATTGGACAGCGGCCCAATGGACCAGCATGGCTATCATTACTGCGAGCATTGCCTTTTTGGTCTACGCTTTTTCAAACCGAAAATGGAGAGAGCGGGGGATAATTACGTAA
- a CDS encoding multicopper oxidase family protein yields the protein MRKHLIGTVTTVGLLAIILVGCADKNKDTMEGMDHSKMNMTNTETPQASESAAKTVKMSAIRQTEFTLTAKLSNLEVEPGKTLPVWTFNNSVPGPEIRVKQGDKVKITLKNELPEPVSIHWHGVPVPISMDGIPGVTQNAVQPGSTFTYEFTANLPGTYWYHSHQDSVNQIDRGLYGAFIVEAKEDKIDRDYTLLLDEWNSTGTANMNMGNMNTMDHSKMNMSSPSPSPSNVPQSENGSDVKAAEPAAGHNMNMYDLLTINGKTGTAIDNLTVKRGDKVRLRLINAGYKSHILHLHGHEWKVTATDGQPVNAPQLLNDSFLSIAPGERYDVEFEANNPGQWYLEAHGNEPGVKGMKVKIAYEGSSENTDQPNDEVINLPFFDLTRYGQTGKGSFTLDQKYDLEYTMNLGTEVKNGQQVFSINGKTYPNTDAIKVKKGDKVKVKLVNNSKADLHPMHLHGHFFQVLSKNGKPLEGSPIVKDTLNLNPGEEYVVAFEADNPGDWMFHCHDLHHASAGMVTHMLYTDYKSDFMADPKAGNKPE from the coding sequence ATGAGAAAACATCTGATTGGAACAGTGACTACAGTTGGCTTACTTGCTATCATTCTTGTCGGTTGTGCCGACAAAAATAAAGACACTATGGAAGGCATGGACCATTCTAAGATGAACATGACAAACACTGAAACACCCCAAGCTAGTGAGTCTGCCGCAAAAACCGTCAAGATGAGTGCAATCCGTCAAACCGAATTCACACTGACAGCAAAGCTAAGCAATTTGGAAGTAGAGCCGGGCAAGACGCTCCCGGTGTGGACCTTCAACAATTCGGTACCCGGTCCGGAAATTCGAGTCAAACAAGGCGACAAAGTCAAAATCACGCTAAAGAACGAGCTGCCTGAGCCTGTTTCGATCCATTGGCATGGCGTTCCTGTACCAATCTCGATGGATGGTATACCTGGGGTTACCCAGAATGCCGTCCAGCCTGGAAGCACCTTTACTTATGAATTTACGGCAAACCTACCCGGAACTTACTGGTATCATTCCCATCAGGACAGCGTGAACCAAATCGACCGTGGCCTATATGGCGCATTCATTGTGGAAGCAAAAGAAGATAAAATCGATCGCGATTATACACTCTTGTTGGATGAATGGAATTCAACAGGTACTGCCAATATGAACATGGGGAATATGAACACTATGGATCATAGCAAAATGAACATGAGTTCCCCATCTCCGTCTCCAAGCAACGTTCCCCAATCGGAAAATGGCAGCGATGTGAAAGCTGCTGAGCCTGCCGCCGGGCATAATATGAACATGTACGATCTCTTGACCATCAACGGCAAGACCGGCACAGCCATCGACAATCTGACGGTTAAACGGGGCGATAAAGTACGGCTTCGCCTGATTAATGCGGGTTACAAGTCCCACATCCTGCATTTGCACGGTCATGAATGGAAGGTTACCGCAACGGATGGTCAACCGGTTAATGCTCCGCAGCTGCTCAATGATTCTTTCTTATCCATTGCGCCGGGCGAGCGGTATGATGTTGAGTTTGAAGCAAACAATCCGGGTCAATGGTACTTAGAGGCCCACGGCAACGAACCCGGAGTCAAAGGAATGAAGGTTAAAATCGCTTACGAAGGATCATCTGAGAACACAGACCAGCCTAATGATGAGGTTATTAATCTCCCCTTTTTCGATCTAACCCGTTACGGTCAGACAGGCAAAGGTTCGTTCACGTTAGATCAAAAATACGATTTGGAGTACACCATGAATTTGGGCACCGAGGTAAAGAATGGCCAGCAAGTCTTTTCCATCAACGGAAAGACATACCCGAACACGGATGCCATCAAGGTGAAGAAAGGCGATAAGGTGAAGGTTAAGCTGGTTAACAACTCGAAAGCCGATCTTCATCCTATGCACCTTCACGGTCACTTCTTTCAAGTTCTCAGTAAAAACGGCAAACCACTTGAGGGTTCGCCTATTGTGAAGGATACCTTAAATCTGAATCCCGGCGAAGAATACGTGGTCGCCTTCGAGGCCGATAATCCGGGAGATTGGATGTTCCATTGCCATGATCTGCATCACGCCTCCGCAGGCATGGTCACCCACATGCTGTACACGGATTACAAGAGTGATTTCATGGCCGATCCGAAAGCAGGTAATAAACCAGAGTAG
- a CDS encoding sensor histidine kinase, whose protein sequence is MKHDGIRKTLFLSHVGVALVSLIVITILVNAAVYLSFGGYVRNQQKAEAEAIVQELSTAYSNKEGWPKSVLMAISHRAMLQNFVVRITDSDNRRIWDSSTMNGHMPGLETGGEPVSGSLKSEYQVPIKKEGVFIGTVWLGSTTGIYHDQEKSFLLRVNVWIWLAFIAVMIGVYGFSKRLSSQISRPLLQIKKAANRMTEGDLQARVRLENGQSEIRAVGDALNHLAESLLKQKKLRKTMTADIAHELRTPVATVRSHIEAFQDGIWEPSPDKLEICHLQVMQLAHLIHDLEKLAEAENPMIHLQKEKINLIPIIHEAQRTVQELEVKKQIHYIPPMQEKVILTGDYRRLLQIFINLLSNAYKYTPEKGTVQVKVTEESEHATIMIQDTGLGILPDELPFIFERFYRGEKSRNRKLGGAGIGLAVVKALVEAHGGSISAESIVQVGTVITVRLPKF, encoded by the coding sequence ATGAAGCATGACGGTATCCGCAAGACGCTATTTCTTTCCCATGTCGGTGTGGCGCTCGTTTCCCTGATCGTCATCACGATATTGGTAAACGCAGCCGTATATTTATCTTTCGGCGGGTATGTCCGTAACCAGCAGAAAGCCGAAGCCGAGGCGATTGTGCAGGAACTTTCGACGGCATACTCGAATAAGGAAGGCTGGCCGAAGTCCGTTCTTATGGCCATTTCCCATCGGGCTATGCTGCAAAACTTCGTTGTCCGAATTACCGATTCTGATAACCGAAGGATATGGGATTCCTCTACCATGAACGGCCACATGCCAGGGTTGGAAACGGGAGGGGAGCCCGTGAGCGGCAGCTTGAAGAGCGAGTATCAAGTACCAATCAAGAAAGAGGGAGTATTCATCGGAACCGTTTGGTTGGGCTCGACAACCGGCATTTATCACGATCAGGAAAAATCATTTCTACTTCGGGTAAATGTATGGATATGGTTGGCTTTTATTGCCGTGATGATTGGCGTCTATGGATTCAGTAAGCGGCTGTCTTCCCAAATTAGTCGCCCTCTGCTTCAAATCAAGAAAGCGGCAAATCGAATGACAGAAGGAGACCTACAAGCGCGAGTTCGTTTGGAAAACGGCCAATCTGAAATTCGTGCGGTAGGAGACGCGCTCAATCATCTCGCAGAAAGTCTTCTAAAACAAAAGAAACTTCGCAAGACCATGACGGCTGACATTGCTCATGAGCTTCGTACACCGGTCGCCACAGTTAGAAGCCATATTGAAGCATTCCAAGACGGGATATGGGAACCCTCGCCAGATAAGCTGGAAATTTGTCATCTCCAAGTCATGCAGTTGGCTCATTTGATTCATGATCTTGAAAAACTGGCTGAAGCTGAAAATCCAATGATCCACTTACAAAAAGAAAAGATTAATTTGATCCCGATCATCCATGAGGCTCAAAGGACGGTTCAAGAGTTGGAAGTGAAGAAACAGATTCACTATATACCTCCTATGCAGGAGAAAGTGATCCTGACGGGGGATTATAGAAGACTCCTGCAAATCTTCATCAATTTGCTAAGCAATGCTTATAAATATACGCCCGAGAAGGGTACAGTGCAGGTTAAGGTAACAGAAGAATCTGAACACGCAACCATTATGATCCAGGATACAGGACTTGGCATTCTCCCGGATGAGCTTCCCTTTATATTCGAACGGTTTTACCGCGGCGAAAAGTCCAGAAACCGTAAGCTTGGCGGCGCCGGAATCGGGTTAGCTGTAGTGAAAGCGTTGGTGGAAGCGCATGGCGGCAGTATTTCTGCGGAAAGTATAGTCCAAGTAGGAACCGTTATTACGGTCCGGCTTCCCAAGTTTTAA
- a CDS encoding response regulator transcription factor codes for MENVKILVVDDEMNILNVIRAYLEKNEYHVYIAETGGAALRLLSHLKPDLVILDLMLPDASGEDICRQIRKESDIPIIMLTAKSHEDDKINGLMIGADDYLVKPFSPRELVARVFTLLRRTRSGTDHKEQMLHFLGKRLQIDPEKHEITLDGETIPLTPIEFKLLLTLASHPKKAFSRLELVNLIQGYAYEGYERTVDVHIKNLRQKLGDDPKNPTFIATVFGVGYRLTVNPDEA; via the coding sequence ATGGAGAACGTAAAAATTTTGGTCGTAGATGACGAGATGAATATACTGAATGTCATACGCGCTTACCTGGAAAAAAACGAATATCACGTTTATATAGCGGAAACAGGAGGAGCCGCACTGCGGCTACTTTCCCATTTGAAACCTGACCTTGTCATCCTGGACCTCATGCTGCCTGATGCATCGGGAGAAGATATTTGCCGGCAAATTCGCAAAGAATCGGATATCCCGATCATCATGTTGACAGCAAAAAGCCACGAAGACGATAAAATCAATGGACTCATGATTGGTGCGGATGACTATTTGGTCAAGCCATTCAGTCCGAGAGAGCTTGTAGCAAGAGTATTCACCTTATTGCGCAGAACCCGCTCCGGTACGGATCATAAGGAGCAGATGCTGCATTTTCTGGGGAAAAGACTGCAAATCGATCCTGAAAAGCATGAAATAACGTTAGATGGAGAGACGATTCCGCTTACCCCGATCGAATTTAAGCTTCTGCTTACTTTAGCGAGTCACCCCAAGAAAGCATTTAGCAGATTGGAGCTGGTAAACCTGATACAAGGATATGCATATGAAGGCTATGAACGTACAGTAGATGTGCATATCAAGAATTTGAGACAGAAGCTCGGTGACGATCCGAAAAATCCTACTTTTATTGCTACGGTATTCGGAGTCGGGTATCGGTTAACGGTGAATCCTGATGAAGCATGA
- a CDS encoding FAD/FMN-containing dehydrogenase: MKKIWIVLAAVTMVFALGTAVYAATDKDKGLQEMLPQMKQMHPDVSEQQLQEMYNNCKSNGNGMSGMMNGEAGGMMGNMMNGSMKNMMNSSTAVSQ; encoded by the coding sequence ATGAAGAAAATATGGATCGTATTGGCAGCAGTTACCATGGTGTTTGCTCTGGGTACAGCGGTGTACGCCGCAACGGATAAAGACAAGGGCTTGCAAGAAATGCTCCCTCAGATGAAGCAAATGCATCCGGATGTTTCGGAGCAGCAGCTTCAGGAGATGTATAATAACTGCAAGAGCAATGGGAACGGTATGTCCGGCATGATGAATGGCGAAGCGGGCGGTATGATGGGGAACATGATGAATGGCTCCATGAAGAACATGATGAACAGTTCGACGGCTGTAAGTCAGTGA